Proteins from a single region of Gammaproteobacteria bacterium:
- a CDS encoding ScpA family protein, whose product MSEPKPDQPDLTDQSPSPIHAPEQQPAQGEMPFAMVLGEAMTTMPKDLYIPPEALEIILEAFEGPLDLLLYLIRRQNLDVLNIPIAEITRQYMEYVEVMKALNLELAADYLVMAAMLAEIKSRMLLPRPVEVDNEEDPRAELVRRLQEYERFKQAAEDIDQLPRMNREVFQVSVKTPDLKLIKPEPEVDMRELLSAFKDVLLRVERNTHHQVTMEALSVRERMSEVLGKLGSDKFTEFSTLFTVEEGRLGLVVTFLAILELIKESLIELIQTEAYEPIHLKLRVSE is encoded by the coding sequence ATGAGTGAGCCAAAACCCGATCAGCCTGATCTGACCGATCAGTCCCCAAGTCCGATCCACGCGCCGGAGCAGCAGCCCGCGCAGGGCGAGATGCCGTTTGCCATGGTGCTGGGTGAGGCAATGACTACCATGCCCAAGGATTTGTATATCCCGCCCGAGGCGCTGGAGATCATTCTGGAGGCCTTTGAGGGGCCACTGGATCTGCTGCTGTACCTGATCCGGCGTCAGAACCTGGACGTGCTCAATATCCCCATCGCCGAAATTACCCGCCAGTACATGGAATATGTGGAGGTGATGAAGGCGCTGAATCTGGAGCTGGCGGCGGATTATCTGGTGATGGCGGCGATGCTGGCGGAGATCAAATCCCGCATGCTGTTGCCGCGCCCGGTGGAGGTCGATAACGAGGAAGATCCGCGCGCCGAGCTGGTGCGTCGCCTACAGGAATACGAACGCTTCAAGCAGGCGGCGGAAGACATCGACCAACTGCCGCGCATGAATCGTGAGGTGTTTCAGGTCTCGGTGAAAACGCCGGATCTCAAGCTGATCAAGCCCGAGCCCGAGGTGGACATGCGTGAGTTGCTCAGCGCCTTTAAGGATGTGCTGCTGCGCGTGGAACGCAATACCCATCATCAGGTGACGATGGAGGCCCTGTCGGTGCGTGAACGCATGTCCGAGGTGCTGGGCAAGCTCGGGAGTGACAAGTTCACCGAATTTTCCACCCTGTTTACCGTGGAGGAGGGACGCCTGGGGCTGGTAGTGACCTTCCTTGCGATCCTCGAGCTCATCAAGGAGTCCCTGATCGAGCTGATCCAGACCGAGGCCTATGAACCGATCCACCTTAAACTGCGGGTCAGTGAATGA
- a CDS encoding tryptophan--tRNA ligase, with protein MSAVSSQYQRVLSGMRPTGQLHLGHYHGVLKNWVRLQHEYECFFFAADWHALTTHYEDPSLIADSVWEMIIDWLAVGVNPGSAKLFIQSQVPEHAELHLLLSMMTPLSWLERVPTYKDQQEALKEKDLATYGFLGYPLLQSADILIYKAGQVPVGEDQVAHVELTREVARRFNHLYGRERDFEEKTMAAIEKMGKRNAKLYNELRRKFQEQGDHEALQTAQALLESQGNITLGDRERLFGFLEGGGKIILPEPQALLTQASKMPGLDGQKMSKSYGNAISLREDPAVVEKSLRTMPTDPARVRLTDPGDPGKCPVWPLHEIYSDDDTRKWVQEGCRTAGIGCLECKQPVIDAVLKELAPIRERAREFTADPKLVRNIIAEGNEAARDVAKDTLEEVRAAMGLEYR; from the coding sequence TTGAGTGCGGTTTCAAGTCAGTATCAACGGGTGTTATCGGGCATGCGTCCTACCGGGCAATTGCACCTTGGGCATTACCACGGCGTGTTGAAAAACTGGGTGCGTCTACAGCACGAGTACGAGTGCTTTTTCTTTGCCGCCGACTGGCACGCGCTGACCACCCATTACGAAGACCCGTCGCTGATCGCCGACAGTGTGTGGGAGATGATCATTGACTGGCTGGCGGTGGGGGTCAATCCCGGTTCGGCCAAGTTGTTTATCCAGTCCCAGGTGCCGGAGCATGCGGAGCTGCATCTGCTGCTGTCGATGATGACGCCGCTTTCCTGGCTGGAACGGGTGCCGACCTATAAGGACCAGCAGGAGGCACTGAAGGAAAAGGATCTGGCCACCTACGGTTTTCTCGGCTACCCCTTGCTGCAGAGCGCGGACATCCTCATCTACAAGGCCGGTCAGGTGCCGGTGGGCGAAGACCAGGTCGCCCATGTGGAGCTGACCCGCGAGGTGGCGCGGCGCTTCAATCATCTCTATGGCCGCGAGCGAGATTTCGAAGAGAAGACCATGGCCGCCATCGAGAAGATGGGTAAGCGTAACGCCAAACTCTACAACGAGCTGCGCCGCAAGTTTCAGGAACAGGGCGACCACGAGGCTCTGCAGACGGCCCAGGCGCTGCTGGAGTCCCAGGGCAACATTACGCTCGGCGACCGCGAGCGGCTGTTCGGCTTTCTGGAAGGCGGCGGCAAGATCATCCTGCCCGAACCCCAGGCCCTGCTCACCCAGGCCTCGAAGATGCCAGGGCTGGACGGGCAGAAGATGTCCAAATCCTACGGCAATGCGATCTCTCTGCGGGAAGATCCGGCGGTGGTGGAAAAGTCCCTGCGCACCATGCCCACCGATCCGGCACGGGTGCGGTTGACCGATCCCGGCGACCCCGGCAAGTGCCCGGTGTGGCCGCTGCACGAGATCTATTCGGACGACGATACCCGTAAGTGGGTGCAGGAAGGCTGTCGTACGGCCGGTATTGGCTGCCTGGAGTGCAAGCAGCCAGTGATCGACGCCGTGCTCAAGGAGCTGGCGCCGATTCGTGAGCGGGCCCGGGAGTTCACCGCAGATCCCAAGCTGGTGCGCAACATCATCGCCGAGGGTAACGAGGCCGCGCGTGACGTGGCGAAAGATACTCTGGAAGAGGTGCGGGCGGCGATGGGGCTGGAGTATCGTTGA
- a CDS encoding site-2 protease family protein codes for MEELTTVQRVAVWALPVLFAITVHEVAHGWVARRLGDPTAMMLGRLTLNPIKHIDPIGTVVVPIALLLMGGFIFGWAKPVPVTWENLKNPKRDMALVAIAGPASNLLMAIFWALVMKLGLVFGTGFETLAWPLIYMGGAGIAINAILMLLNLLPIPPLDGGRVLAGLLPGPWAWQLSRIEPYGLMIMVVLLATGMLGKILGPPMRLFEALMFSLAGAV; via the coding sequence ATGGAAGAATTAACCACAGTACAACGCGTGGCGGTCTGGGCCTTGCCGGTGTTGTTTGCGATTACGGTGCACGAGGTGGCGCACGGCTGGGTGGCCCGCCGGCTGGGTGATCCCACCGCGATGATGCTGGGGCGGCTGACGCTGAATCCCATCAAGCACATCGATCCCATCGGCACGGTGGTGGTGCCCATTGCCCTGCTGCTGATGGGGGGCTTCATTTTCGGCTGGGCCAAACCGGTGCCGGTGACCTGGGAAAACCTGAAAAACCCCAAACGGGACATGGCCCTGGTGGCCATCGCGGGGCCGGCCTCCAATCTGCTGATGGCGATTTTCTGGGCCCTGGTGATGAAACTGGGACTGGTGTTCGGCACCGGCTTCGAGACCCTGGCCTGGCCGCTGATCTACATGGGCGGAGCGGGTATTGCGATCAACGCCATTCTCATGCTGCTCAATCTGTTGCCGATCCCGCCTCTCGACGGTGGCCGGGTGCTGGCCGGTCTGCTGCCGGGGCCCTGGGCCTGGCAGCTGAGTCGTATCGAGCCCTATGGGCTGATGATCATGGTGGTGCTATTGGCGACGGGGATGCTGGGCAAGATCCTGGGGCCACCGATGCGGCTGTTCGAGGCGCTGATGTTTAGCCTGGCGGGTGCGGTTTAG
- a CDS encoding L-threonylcarbamoyladenylate synthase: MSKFFQIHPDNPQQRLIDQAVEIIQHGGVIVYPTDSGYALGCHLGDKSAMERIRNIRQVDARHNFTLVCRDLSEIATYAKVENEAYRLIKSLTPGPYTFILKATKEVPKRLQNPKRKTIGLRVPDNRIAQALLERLGEPLMSSTLIVPGDGMPLTDPYDIRDTLAHALDLIIDGGFCGFEPTTVLELTEDIPVLARQGLGPIDGLGLED; the protein is encoded by the coding sequence ATGAGCAAATTTTTTCAGATCCACCCGGACAACCCGCAGCAGCGGCTCATCGACCAGGCCGTCGAGATCATCCAGCACGGTGGGGTGATCGTGTACCCGACGGACTCGGGTTACGCGCTGGGCTGTCACCTCGGTGACAAGTCCGCCATGGAGCGCATTCGCAACATCCGCCAGGTGGATGCCAGGCACAACTTCACCCTGGTCTGTCGTGACCTGTCCGAGATCGCCACCTACGCCAAGGTGGAAAACGAGGCCTACCGGCTCATCAAGAGCCTTACCCCCGGGCCGTATACCTTCATCCTCAAGGCCACCAAGGAGGTCCCCAAGCGGCTGCAGAACCCCAAGCGCAAGACCATCGGCCTACGGGTGCCGGATAACCGCATCGCCCAGGCCCTGCTGGAAAGGCTCGGTGAACCGTTGATGAGTTCCACCCTGATCGTCCCCGGGGATGGCATGCCGCTGACCGATCCCTATGACATCCGGGACACCCTGGCGCATGCCCTGGACCTGATTATCGATGGGGGTTTCTGCGGTTTTGAACCCACCACGGTGCTGGAACTGACGGAGGACATCCCGGTCCTCGCGCGACAGGGGCTGGGGCCCATCGACGGCCTGGGCCTGGAGGACTGA
- a CDS encoding PHP domain-containing protein: MSSELHTEIHYDLHSHTTLSDGTLSPDALVRRARLQGVDVLALTDHDVTDGLAEAAATADEVGLRLVPGVEISVTWGGVTFHIVGLNIDPAHAGLQAGLRQLRSVRMARAEEIARRLEKHGIEGALVGAQAFASGPILSRTHFARFLVEAGHAKDMRKVFKKFLTHNRPGHVAGEWVPLEEAVGWIHAAGGQAVIAHPARYRISASRLRQFIEAFKACGGEGIEVVSGSHTAGEVAGMAQYAKRYGLLASCGSDYHGPEQSWQELGRPMPLPDGCVPIWKDWAQPTESVL; encoded by the coding sequence ATGTCGTCCGAGTTGCACACTGAGATTCACTACGATCTCCACAGCCACACCACGCTCTCCGATGGCACCCTGAGCCCGGATGCCCTGGTGCGCCGCGCCCGTCTGCAGGGTGTGGATGTGCTGGCGCTGACCGATCACGACGTGACCGACGGGCTGGCCGAGGCGGCGGCCACGGCGGACGAGGTTGGTCTGCGGCTGGTGCCCGGGGTGGAGATCTCGGTCACCTGGGGCGGCGTGACCTTTCATATCGTCGGCCTGAATATCGATCCCGCCCACGCCGGGCTGCAGGCCGGTCTGCGCCAACTGCGCTCGGTGCGTATGGCGCGGGCCGAGGAGATTGCCCGGCGGCTGGAAAAACACGGTATCGAAGGGGCGCTGGTGGGCGCCCAGGCCTTTGCCAGCGGGCCCATTCTCAGCCGCACCCATTTCGCCCGGTTTCTGGTGGAGGCCGGCCATGCCAAAGACATGCGCAAGGTGTTCAAGAAATTCCTCACCCACAATCGTCCCGGCCATGTAGCGGGCGAGTGGGTGCCGCTGGAAGAGGCGGTCGGCTGGATTCACGCCGCCGGCGGCCAGGCGGTGATCGCCCACCCCGCGCGTTACCGCATCAGCGCCAGCCGCCTGCGGCAGTTTATCGAGGCCTTCAAGGCCTGCGGCGGCGAAGGGATCGAGGTCGTTTCCGGCAGTCACACGGCGGGCGAGGTCGCGGGCATGGCGCAATATGCCAAGCGTTACGGGTTGCTGGCCTCCTGCGGTTCGGACTACCACGGCCCCGAACAGTCCTGGCAGGAGCTGGGCAGGCCCATGCCGCTGCCGGACGGCTGCGTGCCGATCTGGAAGGACTGGGCACAGCCCACGGAGAGCGTCCTATGA
- a CDS encoding septation protein A — MNSLLEFFPLLVFVGAYYLADIFTATAVAIAASVVQVAIFWFRDRTVKKSHLITLVVIIVFGGLTLVLQDESFIKWKFTVVSVLFGLVIYASHFIGEKTIVERMMGAAMELPRFVWSRANAAMGTLMMAEGLVNVYVLYNFDTETWFNIKFYGMTAATLLFMLVLGFYLARYIKEESEPEAARAPRTQPTDPGKPDEEA, encoded by the coding sequence ATGAATTCACTACTAGAGTTTTTCCCCCTACTGGTGTTTGTCGGCGCCTATTACCTCGCCGACATCTTTACCGCCACCGCCGTCGCCATTGCCGCCAGTGTGGTGCAGGTCGCCATATTCTGGTTCCGGGATCGAACGGTGAAAAAAAGCCACCTCATCACCCTGGTGGTGATCATCGTGTTCGGTGGGCTGACCCTGGTGCTGCAGGACGAAAGCTTCATCAAATGGAAATTCACCGTGGTCAGCGTGTTGTTTGGGCTGGTCATCTACGCCAGCCACTTTATCGGCGAGAAGACCATCGTCGAGCGCATGATGGGCGCCGCCATGGAGTTGCCCCGGTTTGTCTGGAGCCGGGCCAATGCCGCCATGGGCACGCTGATGATGGCCGAAGGTCTGGTGAATGTGTATGTGCTGTACAACTTCGACACCGAGACCTGGTTCAATATCAAATTTTACGGCATGACCGCCGCCACCCTGTTGTTCATGCTGGTGCTGGGCTTCTACCTGGCCCGCTACATCAAGGAAGAAAGCGAACCCGAGGCGGCCAGGGCGCCGCGCACGCAACCGACCGACCCCGGCAAACCGGACGAGGAGGCCTGA
- a CDS encoding YciI family protein gives MLYAIISQDVAQSLEKRLQARPAHLERLHTLQNEGRLVLAGPHPGIDSEDPGPAGFSGSLVVAEFPSLAAAQAWAAADPYQAAGVYTEVSVKPFKKVFPVNKC, from the coding sequence ATGCTCTACGCCATTATCAGCCAGGACGTGGCACAGAGTCTGGAAAAACGCCTGCAGGCGCGCCCCGCGCACCTCGAACGCCTCCACACCCTGCAAAACGAGGGCCGACTGGTCCTGGCCGGCCCCCATCCGGGCATTGACAGCGAAGACCCCGGCCCGGCCGGTTTCAGCGGCAGCCTGGTAGTCGCGGAATTCCCCTCACTGGCAGCAGCACAGGCCTGGGCCGCTGCCGACCCGTACCAGGCCGCCGGAGTCTACACCGAGGTGAGCGTCAAGCCGTTTAAAAAGGTCTTCCCTGTAAACAAGTGCTGA
- a CDS encoding BolA family protein, producing the protein MSQRIDMIRAKLTAAFAPEQLDIIDESHLHAGHPGARSGGGHFAATIVSDAFEGKNMLTRHRMVYDALGDAMQTDIHALSIKAYTPQELKNQ; encoded by the coding sequence ATGAGCCAACGCATCGACATGATCCGCGCAAAACTGACCGCCGCCTTTGCCCCCGAACAACTGGATATCATCGACGAGAGCCATCTGCATGCGGGGCATCCCGGCGCGCGCAGTGGCGGCGGTCATTTTGCCGCGACCATCGTCTCCGACGCCTTTGAGGGGAAGAACATGCTGACCCGCCATCGCATGGTGTATGACGCGCTGGGTGATGCGATGCAAACCGACATCCATGCGTTGAGCATCAAGGCCTATACCCCGCAGGAGTTGAAAAATCAGTAA
- a CDS encoding peptidylprolyl isomerase — MKSTSLLAIAVLLAAITSLASAAEADKVLATINGAALTEDTLIRYASQRGLPPEMPAGQQRDALIEELINRELIYQNAVAIGVDKTPAIQAEIDYQRINIIASSMLNRSSDRFAVSDADLQKEFEIRKDEIGGKELKARHILLETEAEAKAVISELDKGADFSKLAGERSKGPSADSGGDLGWFQPAQMVKPFSDAAAKLGKGQYTSAPVQTQFGWHVILLEDSRVMNPPKFEDIKEQIRVGLQNRLIEDYIGGLRKGANIERK, encoded by the coding sequence GTGAAATCGACATCCCTGTTAGCTATTGCAGTTCTGCTTGCCGCCATCACCAGCCTCGCGTCGGCTGCCGAGGCCGACAAAGTGCTTGCCACCATCAATGGCGCAGCACTCACCGAAGACACCCTGATCCGCTATGCCAGCCAGCGCGGCCTGCCGCCCGAGATGCCCGCCGGCCAACAGCGCGACGCCCTGATCGAGGAGCTCATCAATCGCGAGCTGATCTACCAGAACGCCGTCGCCATTGGCGTCGACAAAACCCCGGCCATCCAGGCCGAGATCGACTATCAGCGCATCAACATTATTGCCAGCAGCATGTTGAATCGTTCCTCCGACCGCTTCGCGGTCAGCGATGCCGATCTGCAAAAGGAATTTGAGATCCGCAAGGATGAAATCGGCGGCAAAGAGCTCAAGGCGCGCCACATTTTGCTGGAGACCGAGGCCGAGGCCAAAGCCGTGATCAGCGAACTGGACAAGGGTGCGGACTTTTCCAAGCTGGCGGGCGAGCGTTCCAAAGGCCCCAGCGCCGACAGTGGCGGCGACCTGGGCTGGTTCCAGCCCGCGCAGATGGTCAAGCCCTTTTCTGACGCCGCCGCCAAACTCGGCAAGGGCCAGTACACATCGGCACCGGTACAGACCCAGTTCGGTTGGCACGTCATCCTGCTGGAAGACAGCCGGGTGATGAACCCGCCGAAATTTGAAGACATCAAGGAACAGATCCGGGTAGGCCTGCAAAACCGCTTGATCGAAGACTACATCGGCGGCCTGCGTAAGGGCGCAAACATCGAACGGAAATAG
- a CDS encoding cation:proton antiporter family protein yields MFTAAIWLSFAFSLGLLMRLIGLPPLVGYLGAGFILSLNGHQSTDLLQEVAHAGVLLLLFSVGLKLRWKSLLRSEVLGGSLLHMLLTVLFTAALLTGFADLDLQTALLVALALSFSSTVVAAKVLESKRELRAFHGRVAIGILIMQDLVAVAVLSMAGGVSPSPWAFMLLGIFLLRPLLHWLLDVSGRGELVVLYGLLLALVVGGAGFEGFGLSSELGALLLGVILADHRRAKDLSSALWGVKELLLVGFFLQIGLSGHPSQETLLQAGWLLLLLPLKALLFFFVLLLFRLRARSSFLTGLALATYSEFGLIIASLGVRQGWMSEEWLMLLAVAVALSFTITAPLNRYAHEIYTPLARFLQRFETKRRHPDDEPISLGSSHIVVMGMGRVGSGAYDELVGLKQHVVGLDSDIGKVEQHLKAGRRVLYADAEDMGLWSKLNLDNVHAVLLALPETSAKLMAARQLRAMGFRGLISATIVSPEEQPPLTQAGVDQVYNYYDGVGNGLARVSLQHLNPPVLP; encoded by the coding sequence ATGTTCACCGCCGCCATCTGGTTATCATTCGCCTTCAGCCTCGGCCTGTTGATGCGCCTGATCGGGCTGCCGCCGCTGGTGGGCTATCTGGGCGCTGGCTTCATTCTCAGCCTCAATGGCCACCAGTCCACCGACCTGTTGCAGGAGGTCGCGCACGCCGGCGTACTGCTGTTGCTATTTAGTGTGGGGCTAAAACTGCGCTGGAAGAGCCTGCTGCGCAGTGAGGTGCTGGGCGGTTCGCTGCTGCACATGCTGTTGACCGTACTATTCACTGCCGCCCTGCTCACCGGGTTCGCCGATCTGGACCTGCAGACAGCCCTGCTGGTCGCCCTGGCCTTGTCGTTTTCCAGTACCGTGGTGGCCGCCAAGGTGCTGGAGAGCAAGCGCGAACTGCGCGCCTTTCATGGCCGCGTCGCCATCGGCATCCTGATCATGCAGGATCTGGTGGCGGTGGCGGTGCTGAGCATGGCCGGCGGTGTCTCGCCATCACCCTGGGCCTTTATGCTGTTGGGGATTTTTCTGTTGCGCCCCCTGCTGCACTGGCTGCTGGATGTGTCCGGCCGTGGTGAACTGGTGGTGCTGTACGGGCTGTTGCTGGCGCTGGTGGTCGGTGGCGCCGGCTTCGAGGGCTTCGGCCTGAGCTCCGAGCTCGGCGCGCTGTTGCTGGGGGTGATCCTGGCCGACCACCGCCGGGCCAAGGATCTGTCCAGCGCCCTGTGGGGGGTGAAAGAGCTGCTGCTGGTGGGATTCTTCCTGCAGATCGGCCTGTCGGGTCACCCGAGCCAGGAGACCCTGCTACAGGCGGGCTGGTTGCTGCTGTTGTTGCCGCTCAAGGCGCTGTTGTTTTTCTTTGTGCTGTTGCTGTTTCGGCTGCGCGCGCGCAGCTCGTTTCTCACCGGCCTGGCGCTGGCCACCTACAGCGAGTTCGGCCTGATCATCGCCAGCCTGGGTGTCCGACAGGGCTGGATGAGCGAGGAGTGGCTGATGTTGCTGGCGGTCGCCGTTGCCCTGTCATTCACCATTACCGCGCCGCTCAACCGCTATGCCCATGAGATCTATACCCCACTGGCGCGCTTCCTGCAGCGCTTTGAGACCAAACGCCGCCACCCGGATGATGAGCCCATTTCGCTGGGCAGTTCGCACATCGTGGTGATGGGCATGGGGCGTGTTGGGAGCGGCGCCTACGACGAGCTGGTGGGCCTCAAGCAGCACGTGGTAGGGCTGGATTCGGATATTGGCAAGGTAGAGCAACACCTGAAGGCGGGCCGACGGGTGCTGTATGCCGATGCCGAAGATATGGGTCTCTGGTCCAAGCTCAACCTGGACAATGTGCATGCCGTGCTACTGGCCCTGCCGGAAACCTCGGCCAAGCTGATGGCCGCGCGCCAACTGCGGGCCATGGGGTTCCGGGGTCTGATCAGTGCCACCATCGTATCGCCGGAAGAGCAGCCGCCACTGACCCAGGCCGGGGTCGATCAGGTTTACAACTATTACGACGGGGTGGGCAACGGCCTTGCCCGGGTGTCGCTGCAACACCTCAATCCCCCGGTGTTGCCATAA
- a CDS encoding cyclic nucleotide-binding domain-containing protein, giving the protein MTQQAKCEAIVDSSLGQELEKDECQVLTTVMKVRSLKDGEVLVKEGESDNHLFILTRGKLIVSSEIDGKPVPVYSMKVGECAGTRAFVDLAPRRATLTAEGDTTVYTLDPADFEGLLASHPRIVYKVMRGLFRLTHTNLMRMNVETQELSNYIHKSGGRY; this is encoded by the coding sequence ATGACTCAACAGGCGAAGTGCGAAGCGATTGTCGATTCTTCCTTAGGCCAGGAGCTGGAGAAGGACGAATGCCAGGTATTGACCACGGTCATGAAGGTAAGGTCGTTAAAGGATGGTGAAGTGCTGGTGAAGGAGGGTGAATCGGATAACCACCTGTTTATCCTGACCCGGGGCAAGCTTATCGTCAGCAGCGAGATCGACGGAAAACCGGTCCCGGTCTATTCCATGAAGGTGGGCGAGTGCGCCGGTACCCGTGCCTTTGTCGATCTGGCGCCAAGGCGGGCGACATTGACCGCCGAGGGGGATACCACGGTTTACACCCTGGATCCTGCGGACTTTGAGGGTTTACTGGCGTCACATCCGCGTATCGTTTACAAGGTGATGCGTGGCCTGTTTCGTCTGACCCACACCAACCTGATGCGCATGAATGTGGAAACCCAGGAGCTGTCGAATTACATTCACAAATCGGGCGGGCGTTATTGA
- the ligA gene encoding NAD-dependent DNA ligase LigA, whose protein sequence is MTAKKPQPESDAHKFSPELQAQAEALRAQLNHHNYRYYVLDDPEIPDAEYDRLFRELQALEAACPALITPDSPTQRVGAQPLSAFKEVRHIIPMLSLGNAFDEEEVLAFGRRVSEKLGSDEVMFTAEPKLDGLAISLLYEDGMLVRAATRGDGLSGEDVTQNVRTIPSIPLHLLGDDYPRLLEVRGEVYMPRAGFEALNERQRTAGEKVFANPRNAAAGSLRQLDSRITATRPLAMFCYGVGQVEGERPGAQLPGSHGAILQRLKHWGLRVCPQVETVQGIEACLAFYRRIAEQRDTLPYDIDGVVYKVDKLAQQKVLGFVSRAPRWAIAHKFPAQEAITRLLDIDVQVGRTGALTPVARLEPVEVGGVTVTNATLHNQDEIERMDLRINDSVVIYRAGDVIPKVAGVVLSLRPKNARRFSMPSHCPECGAEVVRAEGEAVMRCSGGLYCPAQRKQAIKHFASRRAMDIEGLGDKLVDQLVDAGLVHTPADLYQLSLESLVGLERMATKSAENLLRALQQSKSTTLGRFLFALGIREVGETTAQNLANHYRTLDAIMQADEESLQTVPDVGPIVASHVVTFFRQAHNREVVEQLRAHGVHWPAIAKVETAALPLAGKTVVLTGTLSAMSRSEAKEQLQRLGARVAGSVSSKTDLVIAGEAAGSKREKAEQLGIEILDEAGLLALLQQSVQ, encoded by the coding sequence ATGACGGCTAAAAAACCACAGCCCGAGAGCGATGCCCACAAATTCAGCCCGGAGCTCCAGGCGCAGGCGGAGGCCCTGCGCGCGCAGCTCAATCACCACAATTATCGCTATTACGTGTTAGATGATCCGGAGATCCCGGATGCCGAATACGACCGCCTGTTCCGTGAATTGCAGGCGCTGGAGGCAGCCTGCCCGGCGCTGATAACGCCGGACTCGCCAACCCAGCGGGTCGGTGCCCAACCGCTGTCCGCCTTCAAAGAGGTGCGGCACATCATTCCCATGCTGTCGCTGGGCAATGCCTTTGATGAAGAGGAGGTGCTGGCCTTTGGTCGGCGGGTCAGCGAGAAACTCGGTAGCGACGAGGTTATGTTTACCGCCGAACCCAAGCTCGATGGCCTGGCGATCAGCCTGTTGTATGAAGACGGCATGCTGGTGCGCGCCGCGACCCGGGGCGATGGCCTGAGCGGCGAGGATGTGACGCAAAATGTGCGCACCATCCCTTCCATTCCGCTGCATCTGCTGGGTGATGACTATCCGCGCCTGCTGGAGGTGCGTGGCGAGGTTTACATGCCCAGGGCCGGTTTCGAGGCGCTGAATGAACGCCAGCGGACGGCGGGGGAAAAGGTCTTTGCCAATCCGCGCAATGCGGCGGCCGGTTCCTTGCGACAACTGGACTCGCGCATCACCGCCACCCGGCCGCTGGCCATGTTTTGCTACGGCGTGGGACAGGTGGAGGGAGAGCGGCCCGGTGCGCAATTGCCGGGCAGTCACGGCGCCATCCTGCAGCGGCTGAAACACTGGGGGCTGCGGGTCTGTCCGCAGGTGGAGACCGTGCAGGGCATCGAGGCCTGCCTGGCCTTTTATCGGCGCATCGCCGAGCAACGCGATACGCTGCCGTACGATATCGACGGGGTGGTGTACAAGGTCGACAAGCTGGCCCAACAGAAAGTGTTGGGTTTCGTGTCGCGTGCGCCGCGGTGGGCCATCGCACATAAATTCCCCGCCCAGGAGGCCATCACCCGACTGCTGGATATTGATGTGCAGGTGGGCCGCACCGGCGCCCTGACGCCGGTGGCCCGGCTGGAGCCGGTGGAGGTGGGCGGGGTGACCGTGACCAATGCCACCCTGCACAATCAGGACGAGATTGAGCGCATGGATCTGCGTATCAATGACAGCGTGGTGATCTATCGTGCCGGTGATGTGATTCCCAAGGTGGCCGGCGTGGTGTTGTCCCTGCGCCCCAAAAATGCCCGGCGCTTCAGCATGCCGAGCCACTGTCCGGAGTGTGGCGCCGAGGTGGTGCGGGCGGAGGGCGAGGCAGTGATGCGCTGTTCGGGCGGACTGTATTGTCCCGCGCAGCGCAAGCAGGCCATCAAACACTTCGCCTCGCGGCGCGCCATGGATATCGAAGGACTGGGCGATAAGCTGGTGGATCAGCTGGTGGATGCCGGCCTGGTGCATACCCCGGCAGACCTGTATCAACTGTCGCTGGAGTCGCTGGTCGGGCTGGAACGCATGGCGACAAAATCGGCCGAGAACCTGTTGCGCGCCCTGCAGCAGAGTAAATCCACCACCCTGGGGCGTTTCCTGTTTGCACTGGGGATTCGCGAGGTCGGCGAGACCACCGCGCAGAATCTTGCCAATCACTACAGAACGTTAGACGCCATTATGCAGGCCGATGAGGAAAGCCTGCAAACGGTGCCGGATGTCGGTCCCATCGTGGCCTCGCATGTGGTGACCTTCTTCAGGCAGGCGCATAACCGTGAGGTGGTTGAGCAGCTGCGGGCGCACGGTGTGCACTGGCCGGCCATCGCCAAGGTCGAAACCGCTGCCCTGCCTCTGGCCGGCAAAACGGTGGTGCTGACCGGCACCCTCAGCGCGATGAGTCGTAGCGAGGCAAAGGAGCAGTTGCAGAGGCTCGGCGCCAGGGTGGCCGGCAGCGTCTCCAGCAAGACGGATCTGGTGATTGCGGGCGAGGCGGCGGGATCAAAGCGGGAAAAGGCCGAACAACTGGGCATCGAAATCCTGGATGAGGCGGGGCTGCTGGCACTGTTGCAGCAATCGGTGCAGTAA